The Pelagovum sp. HNIBRBA483 sequence GATATTGCGCTGGCGATGGTCAATGACATGGCCGCCCTCGCGTCCCACCCGCATCTGCGGCGCATCACGCTCGACACGCCCACCGGCAGCGTCTCCTTGCCCGCGCCCGCGGCCCGTTTCGCCGAGCAGCCCCGCAGCTACGGCTCCGTCCCGGCCCTCGGCGCTGGACAAACGCCGCCAGAGCAAGAAGGGTAGGGAAGTAAGCAGCATTCGGGATCGCATGGGAGGAACGGGTGGCTCTCAGTCTGAACAACTTGCGGAAATTGCGCGGGGCGCTGGTTGCCCTGCGCAGATGGGGTCTCCGCACGATCTGGGGCATGGATATTCACCCAACTGTCGAGCTGTCCTTCTCCGCGCGGCTTGACCGCACCCATCCCAAGGGCATTCACGTCGATGCCTATACCTATATCGCTTTCGATGTGCGGGTACTGTCCCATGATATGGTCCGCGCCCTTCGCAGCGATACGCGGATCGGCAAGCATTGCTTCATTGGCGGAAAATCTCTGATCTTGCCCGGCGTCACGATTGGCGACAGTTGCATCGTTGCCGCCGGATCGGTTGTCACCAAATCTGTCCCCGCCAACAGCATCGTCGCCGGAAATCCCGCGCGGGTGATCCGTAGCGGTGTCGAATTGTTGCCCTATGGTCGCCTGCCCCCCGCATCGGAAGGCACGGCTGAAAAAGGATAATTGGGCATCGCGCACGGATATGGCATTGTAACCGCACAGAACCCAGCCACAGACGGTCAGTCATTTGCTCCGAAGCCCCACTCTCATCCCGGATGCCCATGTCAACGAGGCACCGGCACAATCCGAACTCCCCCGTTGGGTCAAATTCGGGTTGGTGCTCTACCTTTTTCTGATGTTCTTACCGCTCCAGCCACATCTGGCGGGGATCAACCTAATCCCGTTCCGGCTGTTCCTTCTCGTAACGATCATTCCCTTCACCCTCATTCGGATACGCTCTGACTCCGGCTTCGACCGGATCGACGCGCTGATGGCCCTTCTGAGTTTCTGGGTGTTTCTGTCCTTCATCGTCAATCATGGCATGGCGCGGTTTGAATTCGCGGTGATGTCAGCGATTGAATATTACGGCGGTTTTCTGGTTGGCCGCGTGCTGGTCACCTCGCTGTCCGGATTCCGGTTCTTCCTCAACGCCTTTGTCATCGCACTCGCACTGATGATCCCCTTCGCGGTGATCGAAAACCGCACCGGAACGAACCTTTGGCTCGATTTTTTCATAAAGTTTTCGACAACAAACATGCCTGGACCTCCCGAAATGCGCTTCGGTGGATTCAGGGTCAATTCGGTCTTTGCCCACCCGATCCATTTCGGCATCGCAGGTTCAATGTTCCTAGGCTGCTATTTCACGCTCTATCGCTGGGGAGAGGGCCGCGCGGTCCGTGTGCTCGTTGCGTTAGCCGTTGTGTTCTTGGCCCAGTCGTCGGCGCCCATGCTCTCGGTGGGTGGGCAACTTGGGCTGCTTGCGTGGGGTGTCATGAGCCGCGACCGCTGGAAGCTTCTTCTGGCTTTGTTTGTCGCTGCTTTCGTGTTCCTCAGCATTGCGTCCGATCGCGGCCCGATCATCATTTTGGTCGAGACGATGACCCTCAACCCCCGTACTGCTTGGTGGCGGATACACATCTGGAACTTCGGCATCGAAAACGTCTGGCAAAATCCGATCTTCGGATTGGGGATGCGCGATTGGGTGCGGCCGCACTGGTTGGCCCCCACGGTGGATAATTTCTGGCTCTTGATCGCCATGCGGCATGGGCTGCCTGCAGTTGCCTGCCTGATCGGCGCGGTGGCCATCACCATCACCCGCATCATGCGGGCAACCTACGCGCAGCCGGATATGGAGCGCGCGCGCTTGGGCTATCTCATCTCGATGCTCGGCTACATCATCGCCTTCGCGACCGTGTTCGCATGGGGGCAAATGGTGGCGCTCAGCATGGTCTTCCTCGGCGCCGGCGCCTTCCTCTTCGCCCCCACCAATGGCGGCACGCCTGACGAGGAAAGCACTAATATCCAACCACCAACCCCGCGTGCAATCGCGCCGCGCTATACGCGGTTTCCGGCCAAAAAGTGAGCGCTTCACTTTTGACTAAGGACTTTCTTCCGCAATTCATGTCGCCGCGCTATTGGCAGGTATCAAACCCAGCAAGATTGTTGCCAAAAAAATTGCGCGGGAACAGGTCTGCATTAGTGATTTCGCCGACGTATTGGTCATTAAACTGATTGACATATTCCCAAACAATCATACCGCTACCATCGACCTCAATAACCCGCCCACCGTCAAATTCGGTGATGATCATGCCGTCATCTGGCAAGAGTTCATGCTGACCTCGGATTACCGAAAGCATTTCTTGTCCGGTACTTTCGCCGAAGCGCACTTCGGTCTCCGATGTCGCTGGGTCAACGAGTATGATATTCGTGGAAAAAGGCGTCGAAAGGTCTGTGCGGCGATTTTTGTACGCTGTAGAAAATGTATTATTGTTGAAAACCGAGATGCGTCCATCTGACCTGAATTCGGGATCATGCTGCCGTAGCCAGGGGCCCGTTTGATGCCATTTGACAGCATGGGTTTCTCGATCGATGACCATGATGAAGTTGAGCTCACGCATCGAAATCATCAAATCACCAGCCCTGAACAGCGGAAAAGAGTCGGAAAAGCGAGAACTCAGCTCCGCAATTTTGTTTGCATGGACCGGCTCATCAGGACCGACGCTGCCTGCATCGAAACTGCTGCCTGTTGCTGTCAAAATTGGCAGTAAACCGCCTTCCCGCATCAACTCGGGAATGGAAGTTCTCTCAAGAATTTCTCCATCTTCTGAAATCCTCAAAATGGTATCTTCCTTGATCGTGCCGGTGCTCAAAGTGGCTGAGAAGGGGCGGAACCGATCAGGTTCATGCGAAGGTTCCCAGAGTGTTCGGCCAAGCACCCAGTACCCGCCTTTTTCGGCGCGCGTGACCGAGTGGTGCGTATATTCATCTACGGCCCAGACGACCTCGCCACATTGAGTCAATTTCACGGTGCCGCAATACTCATAATTGAACACAAGTTCGCCGTGAGGGGTGACGAGTGCTCCATGCGTATCAACGTCCAGCGGAGAACTTACCGCGCAAGGACGGCTTTCCGCATCTGGGAAATGTTTCAAATAATCCAATGACCAGCGTTGAATGATCGTACCATCGCGCTCGATGAGCCGCGCTTGGTTTTCACCGTCGAAGAACCCCATCATGAATACGAGGTTATCATCGTCGGTGACGTTCTTGGTTACCCCGTTGCCCTGCCCACGGGAAGGCTGCAAATGATTTCTGACCGAGAACGGAACTTCGTCGAACAAGCCGATATTTCCAATATCGACCAATACCGTCCTGAGCAATGGTACCGGTTGTAGGTCTTTGGAAGACGCCACCACACCATAGACAAACGCGCCGCCGATTGTGAGGAATACTGCGGATAATATAAACAGATATTTTGCGACTCGATCCAGAAACGTCATGAACTCTAAACACTACAGTCAAAAATTTAAATTAAAGGTGGTCCCTCGATAATTGAGGCGATGATGGCGAAAATGAGTTCAAAAAGATATGTCTTTCGCAATTACGCTGCTTTTTAGGGAGACTTGCCCCCCGCCACCGCCCGCGCTGCTTTGGCGATTGCCGCCTCCGTAACCTGTAAATCTGCCTCCGTGAGCGCGAGGCTGGGGTAGGTCTTACCGGCGGATTTGAAAATTCCGTTGGCCTTCAGCGCCGCATTCCAGCGGCCAGCCGCCGCCGCGTCGCCCTCTTTTACCGCGCGGTAATCTCTTGGTGCGTCCTTGGTGAACACGACTTCAAACAATGTCGCATCGCCGACGATCTGATACGGCACGCCGGTCGCACTCAGATGGGCGTCGATCATCCCCATGATCCGCTCCCCCGTCGCGCGGAGGGACGAATACTGCCCCTCACGCCGTAGGATTTCGAGGCTCTTCAGCCCCGCCGCCGCCGCCACCGGATTGCCTGAAAGCGTGCCCAGCTGCATCAGCCACGCATCCGCCCCCACTTCTGCTTTGTCGAAATGCGCCATGATATCCGCGCGTCCCACCGTCGCCGCCAGCGGGAAGCCGCCACCGATCACCTTGCCCAGTGTGCACAGGTCGGGCGTCACACCATAGAGCGTCTGCGCACCTCCGTAATCAAACCGGAAGCCCGTCACCACCTCGTCGAAGATCAGCACAATGCCATAGCGGTCACATTCATCCCGTAAGCATTGGAGAAAGCCAGACTCCGGCGGGATGATCCGCTGCAAGGGCTCGACGATCAGCGCCGCCACGTCATGCCCGTGTTCGGCCAATAGCGAGCGGATGAATTCTGGGTCGTTGAACGGCGCGATCAGCATTTCTGCCGCGACGCTCTGCGGAATCCCCGCGCTATCTGGCACCGCTTGCGGGAAGTTCACCCGCTTGCTTGGCGCAAGGCTCATCTGCGCCTCGGCCGACATGCCGTGATAACCGCCTTCAAACTTTACGATCTTGTCCCGCCCCGTAAACGCCCGCGCCAACCGGATCGCATACATATCGGCCTCGCCGCCGGAGGAGACATAGCGCAGCCGCTCGGCACAGGGCACCGCGTCACAAATCGCCTCGGCCAGTTCGATGCCCTGCGGGTTGTTGGCAAAGAAGGTCTGCCCATTGGGCAGCTGTTGCAGCACCGCCTCCAGCACCTCAGGGTGCCCATGCCCCAGCAGCATCGGGCCGGAGCCGATCAGATAATCAACATACTCCGTCCCATCCGCATCCCACACCCGCGCAGCCTCGCCACGGGTGATAACGGTCGTCGGATCAAAATTTCCGAAGCCCCCCGCAGGGAGCACGGCGCGCGCGCGGTCAATCCATTCGGCTTGGGTGGTCAGGCGGTTCATTGTGTCAGTCCA is a genomic window containing:
- a CDS encoding DapH/DapD/GlmU-related protein yields the protein MALSLNNLRKLRGALVALRRWGLRTIWGMDIHPTVELSFSARLDRTHPKGIHVDAYTYIAFDVRVLSHDMVRALRSDTRIGKHCFIGGKSLILPGVTIGDSCIVAAGSVVTKSVPANSIVAGNPARVIRSGVELLPYGRLPPASEGTAEKG
- a CDS encoding O-antigen ligase family protein — translated: MLRSPTLIPDAHVNEAPAQSELPRWVKFGLVLYLFLMFLPLQPHLAGINLIPFRLFLLVTIIPFTLIRIRSDSGFDRIDALMALLSFWVFLSFIVNHGMARFEFAVMSAIEYYGGFLVGRVLVTSLSGFRFFLNAFVIALALMIPFAVIENRTGTNLWLDFFIKFSTTNMPGPPEMRFGGFRVNSVFAHPIHFGIAGSMFLGCYFTLYRWGEGRAVRVLVALAVVFLAQSSAPMLSVGGQLGLLAWGVMSRDRWKLLLALFVAAFVFLSIASDRGPIIILVETMTLNPRTAWWRIHIWNFGIENVWQNPIFGLGMRDWVRPHWLAPTVDNFWLLIAMRHGLPAVACLIGAVAITITRIMRATYAQPDMERARLGYLISMLGYIIAFATVFAWGQMVALSMVFLGAGAFLFAPTNGGTPDEESTNIQPPTPRAIAPRYTRFPAKK
- a CDS encoding aspartate aminotransferase family protein, encoding MNRLTTQAEWIDRARAVLPAGGFGNFDPTTVITRGEAARVWDADGTEYVDYLIGSGPMLLGHGHPEVLEAVLQQLPNGQTFFANNPQGIELAEAICDAVPCAERLRYVSSGGEADMYAIRLARAFTGRDKIVKFEGGYHGMSAEAQMSLAPSKRVNFPQAVPDSAGIPQSVAAEMLIAPFNDPEFIRSLLAEHGHDVAALIVEPLQRIIPPESGFLQCLRDECDRYGIVLIFDEVVTGFRFDYGGAQTLYGVTPDLCTLGKVIGGGFPLAATVGRADIMAHFDKAEVGADAWLMQLGTLSGNPVAAAAGLKSLEILRREGQYSSLRATGERIMGMIDAHLSATGVPYQIVGDATLFEVVFTKDAPRDYRAVKEGDAAAAGRWNAALKANGIFKSAGKTYPSLALTEADLQVTEAAIAKAARAVAGGKSP
- a CDS encoding arylsulfotransferase family protein, with product MTFLDRVAKYLFILSAVFLTIGGAFVYGVVASSKDLQPVPLLRTVLVDIGNIGLFDEVPFSVRNHLQPSRGQGNGVTKNVTDDDNLVFMMGFFDGENQARLIERDGTIIQRWSLDYLKHFPDAESRPCAVSSPLDVDTHGALVTPHGELVFNYEYCGTVKLTQCGEVVWAVDEYTHHSVTRAEKGGYWVLGRTLWEPSHEPDRFRPFSATLSTGTIKEDTILRISEDGEILERTSIPELMREGGLLPILTATGSSFDAGSVGPDEPVHANKIAELSSRFSDSFPLFRAGDLMISMRELNFIMVIDRETHAVKWHQTGPWLRQHDPEFRSDGRISVFNNNTFSTAYKNRRTDLSTPFSTNIILVDPATSETEVRFGESTGQEMLSVIRGQHELLPDDGMIITEFDGGRVIEVDGSGMIVWEYVNQFNDQYVGEITNADLFPRNFFGNNLAGFDTCQ